The proteins below are encoded in one region of Penicillium psychrofluorescens genome assembly, chromosome: 4:
- a CDS encoding uncharacterized protein (ID:PFLUO_006868-T1.cds;~source:funannotate): MGKLSGKVALVTGAGSGFGESIAHSYVAEGANVLVADVAVENGKRVASEITAKNYPSGGKAVFIECNVIKKADWQAALDLAVKQFGQLDIVVNNAGTTYTKQDSMGVTEEDFDRVMTVNTKSVFWSVAVIMPYFVERKSGVYLNTSSVAGTRVRPGQVWYGASKAWVNRITQGLAAEYGPHGIRINSVCPVRGTTALLEKFSGVPDSAEERARFAKTVPLGRQSEPEDVAKSAVFLACDDSSFISGTNLAVDGGRLAA, from the exons ATGGGCAAACTTTCTGGCAAGGTTGCGCTGGTCACAGGCGCCGGCTCCGGGTTTGGCGAGTCCATTGCGCACAGCTACGTCGCCGAAGGCGCAAACGTGCTGGTTGCCGATGTTGCAGTCGAAAACGGGAAGCGCGTGGCCTCTGAGATCACGGCAAAGAACTACCCCTCCGGAGGAAAAGCGGTCTTTATTGAGTGCAATGTGATCAAAAAGGCGGACTGGCAAGCCGCTTTGGATCTTGCTGTGAAGCAGTTTGGACAACTCGATATTGTCGTGAACAATGCGGGCACCACATACACCAAGCAGGACAGTATGGGGGTGACGGAGGAGGATTTCGACAGGGTGATGACTGTGAACACGAAGAGCGTCTTCTGGAGTGTTGCGGTCATTATGCCTTATTTCGTGGAGCGCAAATCCGGTGTCTACCTCAATACCTCGTCCGTTGCAGGGACTCGAGTGCGCCCTGGACAGGTCTGGTATGGCGCAAGCAAAGCCTGGGTTAATCGG ATTACGCAGGGACTCGCTGCCGAGTATGGCCCTCACGGAATTCGAATCAACTCAGTTTGTCCCGTCCGTGGCACCACGGCGttgctggagaagttcaGCGGGGTTCCCGATTCCGCCGAGGAGCGGGCTCGTTTCGCCAAAACTGTACCTTTGGGCCGCCAGTCGGAGCCTGAGGATGTTGCCAAGTCGGCCGTTTTCCTTGCATGCGACGATTCTTCCTTCATTAGTGGAACTAATCTCGCTGTTGATGGAGGCCGTCTGGCCGCCTAG
- a CDS encoding uncharacterized protein (ID:PFLUO_006869-T1.cds;~source:funannotate), whose amino-acid sequence MSSALKPSGTVRLQRLEGGYVKLPMHLFVKGASTENIRRVPSMCWLITHEPSQTKIVFDLGVRKDIENYPPAIHERLKTVILTDVQQDSIASLEKAGINPNSDVDSVIISHLHWDHIGDPSGFGRRTRFIIGPGAKTLIEGKDAYPTNKAGHFDSNALPHDRTEELPPPSETSYWTSLEPFSAVHDWFGDGSMYVVNAPGHLPGHLNLLLHTGSDKWVYLAADSTHDPAILSGSAETAIYTDPLTGLFKCAHANKEMADIHLGLVRKLKELLPVEVILAHDHSWLEANPDRFKS is encoded by the coding sequence ATGTCCTCCGCACTTAAGCCCAGCGGCACTGTCCGCCTACAGAGGTTGGAGGGCGGCTACGTGAAGTTGCCCATGCACCTTTTCGTGAAAGGCGCCTCGACAGAAAATATCCGTCGAGTCCCATCTATGTGCTGGTTGATCACGCATGAACCCTCCCAGACAAAGATCGTCTTCGACCTCGGCGTGCGCAAAGATATCGAGAATTACCCACCAGCCATCCACGAGCGATTGAAGACAGTAATCTTAACAGACGTTCAACAAGATTCCATTGCCAGTCTTGAGAAAGCGGGGATAAATCCAAACTCCGACGTGGACAGTGTGATCATTTCGCATCTGCACTGGGACCATATCGGAGACCCGTCTGGATTCGGCCGACGCACTCGCTTCATTATAGGCCCCGGAGCAAAGACCTTGATTGAGGGCAAAGATGCATACCCCACAAATAAGGCGGGCCACTTCGACTCCAATGCGCTGCCACATGATCGCACCGAGGAGCTTCCGCCTCCGTCTGAGACGTCATATTGGACTAGCCTAGAGCCCTTCTCTGCTGTGCATGACTGGTTTGGTGATGGATCGATGTATGTGGTTAATGCTCCTGGTCATCTCCCAGGGCATCTGAATCTCCTACTTCACACGGGGTCGGACAAGTGGGTATATCTGGCTGCGGACTCGACACATGATCCTGCCATCTTGAGTGGATCAGCTGAAACGGCGATATACACCGATCCGCTCACGGGATTATTTAAATGTGCCCATGCGAACAAGGAGATGGCCGATATTCATCTTGGCTTGGTGAGAAAGCTTAAAGAGCTGTTGCCGGTGGAGGTTATCTTGGCGCATGATCATTCTTGGCTGGAAGCCAATCCTGATCGATTCAAGAGCTAG
- a CDS encoding uncharacterized protein (ID:PFLUO_006870-T1.cds;~source:funannotate), which produces MGLLTKKDSPPKEAPVTDKGDSSSERPPSYSQEQRISLELPRLDLTRQLRDPLSYAVSADQVVAHLKLLTVLADLRDTISSKDGLFGISDAAAELLGEEAKAEAQARIREKRWAVYTARAVDRYAKWWQIGLPSSHAPFTMADVEQKDYENQTTKCRTLVAWDVNNLPPIDVLMVWHSHMLNPRNFLEDCIRYGKLSTWVTGFPWDPINRCINDRTMEYTVSEQPQRLFEQQVHVKWDNLDDPPNKEIQCPACKSVNLVPWTTGDMGPTSKDAFKDARGYADNSFETTCNRCKFTINHDLLKVAKFRSDVEALLNKNLPMPGTFYNINGLPEGPPSTNMISRDLTSQNMMFANRLIQAIANEVLATTDARLRQCQSIDDLRTFLESKLTEKSVLSQACGSTLPLLRPAEKVHFRRMMARYWDNLGPFALDLVGAVIRQGTFVQKMDNIDWLHSPTVMDTAERTVKKYMVFFGIMTDHPKNMAVPTLDVDLAWHTHQLAPSRYYTMSTTSGRKNVHIRRFIDHDDKVDENKLSEGFEWTSRMYRRATGGGIYSECTCWYCEATRAPDLYDRMFAIGSSSRARRAADSLHDNPDISSNPDKNPHISAHNAVRPQAVNVLEEKAGQLQRMRLEQWYEKSARRAEKRGRARSNSGATRSGGYEPMYYYPYAWGYPMMIPYYGPYMCDPGVNSASYACNPSCMSLASGATGNCAAGTCGGGAQVPDAPVPDAPEVEPEEAQLAEEEQVVVAQGAEEAVLVVVDAVEVAAAAAADAVVEGVVVKNGFLLSTSSWEV; this is translated from the exons ATGGGTCTCTTAACGAAGAAGGATTCTCCGCCCAAAGAGGCTCCCGTAACGGACAAGGGGGATTCCTCCAGCGAACGTCCGCCCTCGTACTCTCAGGAGCAGCGAATCTCTCTTGAACTGCCCCGGCTGGATCTCACCAGACAGCTCCGAGATCCTCTCTCCTACGCTGTTAGCGCCGACCAAGTTGTCGCTCATCTTAAACTTTTAACCGTCCTGGCCGACTTGCGAGATACGATCTCCAGCAAAGATGGGCTCTTTGGAATCTCCGATGCCGCGGCCGAGCTCTTGGGCGAGGAAGCCAAGGCGGAAGCCCAAGCCCGGATTCGTGAAAAGCGCTGGGCCGTGTATACTGCCCGTGCAGTTGACCGATATGCCAAATGGTGGCAAATTGGTCTTCCCAGCTCACATGCACCGTTCACGATGGCAGACGTCGAGCAAAAGGACTATGAAAACCAAACTACAAAATGCAGGACCCTCGTAGCTTGGGATGTCAACAACCTCCCCCCTATTG ACGTGTTGATGGTGTGGCATTCCCACATGCTGAACCCCCGGAACTTTCTTGAAGACTGTATCCGGTATGGCAAGCTAAGTACCTGGGTGACTGGATTCCCATGGGATCCAATCAACCGCTGCATCAATGACCGTACGATGGAGTATACAGTCAGCGAGCAGCCCCAGCGCTTGTTTGAACAGCAGGTCCATGTGAAGTGGGACAACCTAGATGATCCACCCAACAAGGAAATACAGTGTCCCGCCTGCAAATCGGTGAATCTTGTCCCGTGGACGACAGGAGACATGGGACCTACGTCCAAGGACGCCTTCAAGGATGCCCGAGGCTACGCCGACAATTCGTTCGAAACTACCTGCAATAGGTGCAAGTTCACTATCAACCACGATCTCCTCAAGGTGGCCAAGTTCCGCAGTGATGTTGAAGCCCTTCTGAACAAGAACCTTCCCATGCCTGGAACATTCTACAACATCAATGGTCTCCCAGAAGGGCCGCCCAGTACTAATATGATATCTCGCGACCTGACTTCTCAAAATATGATGTTTGCAAACCGATTGATACAGGCAATAGCGAACGAAGTACTCGCCACTACTGATGCGCGGCTTCGCCAGTGCCAGAGCATTGACGATTTGCGAACGTTTCTAGAAAGCAAGCTGACCGAAAAGAGTGTCCTGTCACAGGCATGTGGCTCGACTTTACCCCTGCTGCGTCCGGCAGAGAAAGTGCATTTCCGACGAATGATGGCCCGGTACTGGGATAACCTTGGCCCTTTCGCGCTGGACCTGGTGGGCGCGGTGATCCGCCAGGGAACATTTGTGCAGAAAATGGACAACATCGACTGGTTGCATTCGCCCACTGTCATGGACACTGCCGAGCGGACTGTGAAAAAGTATATGGTCTTTTTTGGAATCATGACAGACCATCCAAAGAATATGGCCGTGCCTACCTTGGACGTCGATTTGGCCTGGCATACCCATCAGCTGGCGCCGTCGAGATACTACACCATGAGCACAACCAGTGGTAGAAAAAACGTACACATCCGTCGCTTCATCGACCATGACGACAAGGTCGATGAGAATAAGCTCTCCGAGGGCTTTGAATGGACCAGCAGGATGTACCGACGCGCCACCGGTGGCGGGATCTATAGCGAATGCACCTGCTGGTACTGCGAAGCGACCCGAGCACCGGATCTGTACGACCGTATGTTTGCCATTGGTTCATCTTCGCGGGCCCGTCGCGCCGCTGATTCTCTACACGACAACCCGGATATTTCGTCTAACCCCGACAAGAACCCCCATATCTCAGCGCACAACGCCGTTCGCCCGCAAGCTGTCAATGTTttggaagaaaaagccggTCAGCTACAGAGGATGCGTCTTGAGCAGTGGTACGAAAAGTCCGCGCGTCGGGCTGAGAAGCGCGGTCGTGCTCGCAGCAACTCGGGGGCAACACGGAGTGGCGGCTACGAGCCCATGTACTACTACCCATATGCATGGGGCTACCCTATGATGATCCCCTACTACGGTCCATACATGTGTGACCCTGGTGTCAACTCTGCCTCGTATGCCTGCAATCCAAGCTGCATGAGCCTTGCCTCTGGGGCTACGGGCAATTGCGCTGCTGGAACCTGCGGTGGAGGT GCGCAGGTGCCGGATGCGCCGGTGCCGGATGCGCCGGAGgtggagccggaggaggcgcagcttgcggaggaggagcaggtggtGGTTGCGCagggggcggaggaggcggttttggtggtggtggatgcg GtggaggtggcggcggcggcggcggcggatgcggtggtggagggggtggtggttAAGAACGGCTTTCTCCTTTCCACGTCTTCCTGGGAGGTCTAG
- a CDS encoding uncharacterized protein (ID:PFLUO_006871-T1.cds;~source:funannotate) yields MAGVNNAPVPVGADGAQGRKRNVTIAGMDSSPGSIEDVDDSDLRDDKRRQPVKRACNECRQQKLRCDVIQDPWTDCSRCRRLKLDCKIESNFKRVGKRSRNAEMEREIMELRKQIASSSTPITPQQQQQLMAAGQMTPKQDSSQMSPAGVYQTPSAMSTAADQYMGSQEAVASLLDLRSGFDGSNYMRNGGTQFKRIEDVIVVPEKVTELFNLFFMFYHPFLPFLDRKQSPDDYYNASPLFFWTIISVGARRYQSDSNLLNSLAGPVTRLVWSTLADIPQSYHVVKALCLLCSWPFPTSSTSTDPTFMLCGMMIQVAMQLGLHRPSHTQDFSKFRVELIEDELRDKVRTWAICNIVAQRVSTGYGQPPSTLYDWTLSSDSTDPNFKLPGDITPKLEIERFCDKITRALYNNRRDPVGLTSDRERSTMISFLSRDFDELEEQLKSHSNDSITDLYLRASKLHLHLSAFFDDPDTKDYRERLLSLYVATTSFLEGAMNLETEVGPVLSYTPYYVYQMMVAGGCTLLKLSKSFFAAHIDMEYTKHLFNQTIWAIRGVSVSSNDLPERLAEVLAQMWRLGSGPQRSSSNNPDVDDSLRLKVRCRMSMSLLFDSVWRWREDTRTKGRNIEAYLKNPTNPDSAADSSAASSVGPVRTSSSTPGITGGDPSLAPAPMLPQASLGVQASGNGVGGLPSGFMEPNYEVFDPLNWLLDGLVDLPYSYSTMGGVEPQGIA; encoded by the exons ATGGCGGGTGTTAACAATGCGCCGGTTCCCGTGGGTGCCGATGGCGCACAGGGTCGCAAGCGCAATGTCACCATTGCGGGGATGGACAGCTCCCCAGGAAGCATTGAAGACGTAGATGACAGCGATCTGCGTGATGATAAGAGAAGACAGCCGGTCAAGCGTGCCTGCAACGAATGTCGCCAACAAAAG CTACGATGCGACGTTATTCAAGACCCCTGGACCGACTGCTCACGGTGTCGCCGATTAAAGCTAGACTGCAAAATTGAGTCCAATTTTAAACGAGTTGGGAAACGCAGCCGCAATGCGGAGATGGAACGCGAGATTATGGAGCTGAGGAAGCAAATTGCTTCCTCGAGTACACCGATCACACcacagcaacagcaacagctgATGGCGGCGGGACAGATGACACCCAAGCAGGACTCCAGCCAAATGAGTCCGGCGGGCGTCTATCAGACTCCATCAGCCATGTCCACAGCCGCGGATCAATACATGGGATCCCAGGAAGCCGTTGCATCGCTTTTGGATTTGCGCTCCGGATTTGACGGCTCCAACTATATGAGGAATGGAGGTACTCAGTTCAAGCGCATTGAGGATGTCATCGTCGTACCGGAGAAAGTGACAGAGCTATTCAACCT GTTCTTCATGTTCTAtcatccattcctcccattcctcgATCGCAAACAGTCTCCAGATGATTATTATAACGCCTCGCCACTATTTTTTTGGACGATCATTAGCGTTGGTGCGCGACGCTACCAAAGCGATTCAAACTTGCTGAATTCACTTGCGGGCCCTGTTACACGACTTGTATGGAGCACACTAGCGGACATTCCCCAGAGTTACCATGTTGTGAAAGCGCTCTGCCTGCTTTGCTCCTGGCCATTCCCCACGAGCAGTACATCCACCGATCCCACCTTCATGCTGTGCGGAATGATGATTCAGGTCGCGATGCAGCTCGGGCTTCATCGCCCATCCCATACCCAGGACTTCAGCAAGTTCCGGGTGGAACTCATTGAGGATGAGTTGAGAGACAAAGTGCGGACATGGGCCATTTGCAACATTGTTGCTCAGCGAGTGTCCACCGGCTATGGTCAGCCGCCATCCACCCTCTATGACTGGACGTTGTCCAGTGATTCAACGGATCCAAATTTCAAACTTCCAGGGGATATCACGCCTAAGCTTGAGATTGAACGTTTCTGTGACAAGATTACTAGAGCATTATACAACAATCGACGTGACCCTGTTGGGTTGACTAGTGACAGGGAGAGATCGACGATGATCTCTTTCCTCTCGAGGGATTTCGATGAGCTTGAAGAACAGCTGAAATCCCACAGTAATGACA GCATTACCGACCTGTACCTCCGTGCATCGAAGCTTCATCTGCATCTTTCCGCTTTCTTTGACGACCCAGATACGAAGGATTATCGTGAGCGCCTATTATCCCTCTATGTCGCGACCACTTCATTCCTTGAAGGTGCCATGAACCTTGAGACCGAAGTTGGACCTGTTCTCTCTTATACCCCTTACTACGTCTACCAGATGATGGTTGCAGGGGGCTGCACCCTTCTGAAATTGTCCAAGAGTTTCTTTGCGGCCCACATTGACATGGAGTACACCAAGCACCTTTTCAATCAAACCATTTGGGCAATCCGGGGAGTGTCTGTGTCGAGCAATGATCTGCCTGAACGGCTGGCCGAAGTACTCGCACAGATGTGGAGGTTGGGAAGTGGGCCTCAGCGgtccagcagcaacaatccCGACGTCGATGATTCTTTGCGACTGAAAGTTCGTTGTCGCATGAGCATGTCGCTACTCTTCGATTCCGTATGGCGATGGCGTGAAGATACGCGGACAAAGGGACGCAACATTGAAG CCTACCTGAAGAACCCGACCAATCCAGACTCGGCAGCCGATTCATCGGCAGCCTCATCCGTCGGTCCTGTccgcacctcctcctcgacccccggcatcaccggcggcgacCCGAGCCTAGCTCCGGCACCGATGCTCCCCCAAGCCAGTCTTGGAGTCCAAGCATCCGGAAACGGAGTCGGTGGGCTCCCGAGTGGGTTCATGGAACCGAACTACGAAGTGTTCGATCCCCTCAACTGGCTgctggatggcctggtcgatctgCCCTACTCGTATTCAACCATGGGTGGGGTGGAGCCCCAAGGCATTGCATAG
- a CDS encoding uncharacterized protein (ID:PFLUO_006872-T1.cds;~source:funannotate), with protein sequence MSDCIPFAAGKSALATLYQHYRFVIDGPGLIKSGCARFSSSLFEIPRTFRFGQIILCTPKLIEELKNTPSAVASPEPWIDQLLQISHVMPGYFPKGGGWPAIAKTTPGLIRGTVYKQLDRYMPSMNEAILSQFRTLEFKNGECAVNCFDFAYSIVARSGSFALVGERLSQNEEYLKAVKEHILGMIMTTRVQFLVPDCLKRYIGGFVSRLATLGTRWDMHASRKILLKHFNARAAEYHDEMGTGFVPDDQGASTESADKPVEIFRWLYESSVLRQRWSYSEVIGEMLLLQFAFIYTTGYALYGALAELARRPEYIAPLRDEIEALFSDGATVSACNRMTLLDSFLKECQRLHPPAAVSAHRVCVKPLELSNGITLQRGTHVGVPSAAIQRSSTHYANPESFDGFRFAKRAAAGTQNTGLVDLSPGYLVFGMGVHACPGRWMAGALMKVVFAHLLVNYDILMPGGASGSLTGSLSFEEFYVPNFVLRIVLREREK encoded by the exons ATGTCA GACTGTATCCCCTTTGCCGCGGGCAAGAGTGCCCTGGCAACCCTGTACCAACACTACCGCTTCGTCATTGACGGACCCGGCCTGATCAAAAGCGGCTGTGCGCGTTTTTCCAGCTCGCTGTTCGAGATCCCACGCACCTTTCGCTTCGGGCAAATCATCTTGTGCACTCCCAAGTTGATCGAAGAACTCAAAAATACGCCGAGTGCAGTTGCTTCGCCAGAGCCGTGGATTGACCAG CTTCTGCAGATTTCCCATGTCATGCCGGGATACTTCCCCAAGGGTGGTGGATGGCCTGCCATTGCCAAGACTACGCCGGGACTCATTCGAGGCACGGTGTACAAGCAGTTGGACCGGTACATGCCTTCTATGAACGAGGCGATCCTCTCGCAATTTCGCACACTGGAGTTCAAGAATGGGG AATGTGCCGTCAACTGCTTCGACTTTGCGTACTCGATTGTCGCACGAAGCGGCAGCTTTGCCCTAGTTGGTGAACGTCTCTCTCAGAACGAGGAGTATCTCAAGGCTGTTAAAGAGCATATCCTCGGGATGATCATGACGACTCGGGTGCAGTTTCTGGTCCCGGATTGTCTGAAACG ATATATTGGCGGATTCGTTAGTCGCCTGGCTACATTGGGGACGCGCTGGGATATGCATGCATCACGCAAGATACTACTCAAGCACTTCAATGCGCGGGCTGCCGAGTATCATGATGAGATGGGTACTGGATTTGTCCCGGATGACCAGGGAGCTAGTACCGAGAGCGCAGACAAGCCG GTCGAGATCTTCCGCTGGCTGTACGAGAGCTCCGTTCTCCGCCAGCGATGGAGCTACTCAGAGGTCATTGGCGAGATGCTCCTGCTGCAGTTTGCCTTCATCTACACGACAGGCTAT GCTCTCTACGGTGCACTGGCCGAGCTCGCCCGACGCCCAGAATACATCGCACCCCTGcgcgacgagatcgaggcccTGTTCAGCGACGGCGCCACTGTCTCGGCGTGTAATCGAATGACACTGTTGGATTCTTTCCTGAAAGAGTGTCAGCGGCTGCATCCACCTGCGGCCG TGTCTGCGCATCGAGTCTGCGTCAAGCCACTAGAGCTATCGAACG GAATCACCCTCCAACGAGGAACCCACGTCGGCGTCCCCAGcgccgccatccagcgcTCGAGCACCCACTACGCCAACCCGGAGTCTTTCGATGGCTTCCGGTTCGCAAAGCGCGCCGCGGCTGGCACGCAGAATACAGGACTCGTGGATTTGAGCCCGGGCTACCTCGTCTTCGGGATGGGCGTGCATGCCTG TCCCGGTAGGTGGATGGCTGGCGCTCTAATGAAAGTTGTCTTTGCGCATCTGCTTGTCAACTACGATATCCTCATGCCGGGTGGTGCCAGTGGCTCGTTGACGGGATCGCTTTCGTTCGAGGAGTTTTACGTGCCGAATTTCGTGTTGCGGATTGTGTTgcgggagagggagaaatGA
- a CDS encoding uncharacterized protein (ID:PFLUO_006873-T1.cds;~source:funannotate), whose product MPGVEIMSTVMDSQGLERPLLRSHKALPRRGIVVPNIEIIQPASPDQLTGAPAPPLTPPGISEGDLAADDDPTPRKPDSSLLDTQTAGMLTPRLPSKPPTPDVTPPRTNSSKRPALNQYIDLSSSSRAESFQTARESMSSDTDMETPVRLSRPMSREPKHGVQLKSNGQNGIHANGLSAKETPSLGSQHVSETEYETGFESFDGDWGTSQNEVSPTPGAKMDKPGEDHHRSGRKSDLDHDDALDVEDLDASLMKEKTLRDRVHSREVAASASMERFREDIGWPSSDVPPSQSDSADTRRFSGVSSASTVEAMIIDSPKRAQRTLRHTDKRNSLRSASSPITRSERTSVVSSSESQHRLIHKAARISDQDRRSVSSGISFSTKTTTSALHPNIEIIPVVVVPERRSSLQSAHNSHVPSKHGSQRSSQRPPTVFASSVDAPWKKKKRTMSDSVSTRSQETTGARGRRFSQPIIPPRSSSLSAPTSQNNSRATSLTSASLRSHTLAMDLEMQKQRQQQPVSPPRNNVLGAKAPVLLEPPNLQAVIISSDDLLQPPSLPFTPSSIPSSSPGPIEIQEATAISLFAHNNHSLLLVDPRGLAQPRALHGLGLQPTRRNTTPDRLIGTVHVESPLRNPRPPPKPPIAKHLPPLPPQAKAASQNNDGPLGRRWNSVRQTLGSNRPRSDSFNTLARSFSMKPAKNRKSGMEIDSKLQPFWRPRGFWENVPGSLKKEDPSGQRTAPDADEGLIINNSLGLPQYRVVIEGPPSLARRSPEMRRLFDGMSSTLQLHHNASRGSLADRKILRTGSPLYQHRYQALSRWGLRLRALSLRNVRNRLRRVRQRREERKRAARRETLKQNIGGPVYVASSATQGVVAS is encoded by the coding sequence ATGCCAGGCGTGGAAATCATGAGTACGGTGATGGATTCGCAAGGACTGGAACGACCGCTGCTTCGGTCTCACAAGGCTCTGCCGCGGCGGGGTATCGTCGTTCCCAATATTGAAATCATCCAACCGGCCTCTCCGGATCAGCTCACGGGGGCGCCGGCGCCTCCTTTGACTCCTCCCGGCATCAGCGAAGGAGACCTCGCTGCGGACGACGATCCCACGCCTCGAAAACCGGATTCCTCTTTGCTGGACACTCAGACGGCAGGCATGTTGACTCCTCGCCTTCCCTCCAAACCTCCAACCCCGGATGTGACGCCGCCTCGGACGAATTCGAGCAAGCGACCGGCCCTTAATCAATACATCgatctttcttcctcctctcgCGCGGAGTCATTCCAAACAGCCCGTGAGAGCATGTCATCGGACACAGACATGGAGACACCTGTCCGTTTATCTCGGCCCATGTCACGGGAACCCAAACACGGTGTCCAACTGAAATCGAATGGCCAAAATGGAATCCACGCAAATGGACTGAGCGCCAAAGAAACGCCGTCCTTGGGCTCACAGCACGTCAGCGAGACAGAATATGAAACCGGCTTCGAATCCTTTGATGGAGATTGGGGAACCAGCCAGAACGAAGTCTCCCCAACCCCGGGGGCAAAAATGGATAAGCCCGGTGAGGACCATCATCGATCGGGCCGCAAGTCGGACCTCGACCACGATGATGCGCTGGATGTAGAGGATCTCGACGCTTCGTTGATGAAGGAAAAGACTCTACGCGATCGGGTCCACTCGCGTGAAGTCGCAGCGAGTGCGTCCATGGAACGATTCCGCGAAGATATCGGTTGGCCTTCCTCCGATGTCCCGCCTTCGCAGAGCGACAGTGCCGACACTCGTCGATTCTCAGGAGTGTCTAGCGCATCTACGGTCGAGGCGATGATCATTGATTCCCCCAAACGCGCCCAGCGGACGCTGCGACACACGGACAAGAGGAACTCTCTGCGCTCGGCCAGTTCCCCCATCACGAGGTCTGAGCGTACATCCGTGGTGTCGAGCTCTGAATCGCAACATCGCCTCATCCACAAGGCCGCCCGAATCTCGGACCAGGATCGCCGAAGTGTGTCTTCTggcatctccttctccaccaaGACTACAACGAGCGCGCTGCACCCCAATATCGAGATCATTCCGGTGGTTGTCGTGCCTGAAAGGCGCTCGTCCTTGCAGTCAGCTCACAACAGTCATGTGCCTTCCAAACACGGCTCTCAACGGTCCAGTCAACGTCCTCCAACGGTGTTTGCTAGTTCTGTGGATGCGccatggaaaaagaagaaacgaacCATGTCCGATTCGGTTTCCACCCGGTCTCAGGAGACGACGGGTGCTCGGGGTCGACGTTTCAGCCAACCTATCATTCCTCCTCGCAGCTCATCCCTTTCTGCGCCAACGAGTCAAAATAATTCCCGCGCTACATCCCTGACGTCAGCGAGCCTGCGAAGTCATACATTGGCTATGGACCTGGAGATGCAAAAGCAAcgtcagcagcagcccgtGTCACCTCCCCGAAACAATGTTCTCGGCGCGAAGGCGCCTGTTTTACTGGAACCGCCCAACTTACAAGCGGTGATCATCAGTTCTGATGACTTGCTCCAACCTCCTTCTTTGCCCTTCACACCGAGCTCAATcccctcgtcgtcgccgggTCCGATAGAAATCCAGGAGGCCACCGCTATCAGCCTGTTTGCTCATAACAATCACTCCCTCCTTTTGGTCGACCCTCGAGGGCTGGCACAGCCACGCGCTCTCCATGGACTGGGACTGCAACCAACTCGCAGAAACACAACACCAGATCGCCTCATCGGGACGGTTCACGTGGAATCTCCACTGAGAAATCCTCGGCCTCCACCTAAGCCTCCAATCGCCAAGCACCTCCCACCACTTCCCCCACAGGCGAAGGCGGCCAGCCAAAACAACGATGGACCTCTGGGACGGCGATGGAACTCTGTTCGCCAGACCTTGGGGAGTAATCGGCCTCGTTCGGATTCCTTCAATACCCTGGCTCGGTCTTTTTCCATGAAGCCGGCCAAGAACCGTAAATCGGGCATGGAGATAGACAGCAAGCTCCAACCATTTTGGCGGCCGCGTGGTTTCTGGGAAAACGTTCCGGGTTCTCTAAAGAAAGAGGACCCGTCCGGTCAGCGGACCGCGCCAGACGCCGACGAAGGCCTGATTATCAACAACTCGCTGGGCCTACCACAATATCGGGTCGTCATTGAAGGTCCACCTTCTCTAGCACGCCGCAGTCCCGAAATGAGACGGCTTTTTGACGGCATGTCGTCGactctccagctccatcacAATGCCAGCCGGGGCAGTTTGGCCGATCGCAAGATTCTCCGCACTGGATCCCCGCTATATCAGCATCGCTACCAAGCCCTATCTCGCTGGGGCCTCCGGCTGCGAGCACTGTCACTGCGCAACGTGCGCAATCGCTTGCGGCGCGTTCGTCAACGACGAGAGGAACGCAAGCGAGCAGCCCGGAGGGAAACCCTTAAACAGAACATTGGCGGACCCGTTTATGTGGCCTCCAGCGCTACCCAGGGCGTGGTCGCGAgctga